A DNA window from Thermosynechococcaceae cyanobacterium Okahandja contains the following coding sequences:
- the moaA gene encoding GTP 3',8-cyclase MoaA, with the protein MVVPRQYLIDPQQRRIRKLRLSVTDRCNLRCTYCMPVDAVFMSPQHYLTAVEYATIVAELVALGVESVRLTGGEPLLRPELPEILAALAAVGVPDLSLTTNGVRLAGCLDLLAAYGVRRLNISLDSLDPHTFAAISHGQSLAAVQGAIARAVEHGFQVKLNMVVMQGVNDHELVAMVEYAKHLGIEVRFLEVMRVGYACHLPSSQFISAAAMIRRLELHYDLQPVPQPLDATSFNFVTACGAQIGFIASESQPFCGHCSRWRLSADGVLRACLFKEAGVPLRGLDAAGRQQAYQQVLGMKPVVRGAEVHHAMHQIGG; encoded by the coding sequence ATGGTTGTCCCTAGGCAATACCTGATTGATCCCCAGCAGCGGCGCATTCGCAAGCTGCGCCTCTCGGTAACCGATCGCTGTAATTTGCGCTGTACCTACTGTATGCCCGTGGATGCCGTGTTTATGTCGCCCCAGCACTATCTAACGGCGGTAGAGTATGCCACGATTGTGGCGGAATTGGTGGCGCTGGGGGTGGAGTCGGTGCGGCTGACGGGAGGAGAACCGCTGCTGCGACCAGAGTTGCCGGAGATTTTAGCGGCCTTGGCAGCGGTGGGGGTCCCCGACTTGAGCCTGACCACCAACGGCGTGCGATTGGCGGGCTGTTTAGACCTGCTGGCCGCCTATGGGGTACGGCGGCTAAACATTAGTTTGGATAGCCTCGATCCGCACACGTTTGCTGCCATTAGCCATGGGCAGTCCCTTGCAGCGGTGCAAGGGGCGATCGCCCGCGCGGTAGAGCACGGCTTTCAGGTCAAGCTGAATATGGTGGTGATGCAGGGGGTCAACGATCACGAGCTAGTGGCCATGGTGGAGTACGCCAAGCACTTGGGCATTGAGGTGCGGTTTTTAGAAGTGATGCGGGTGGGCTATGCCTGTCATTTGCCCAGTAGCCAGTTTATCAGTGCCGCGGCTATGATTCGCCGCTTGGAGTTGCACTATGATCTGCAACCAGTGCCCCAACCTTTAGATGCCACATCCTTTAATTTTGTGACTGCCTGTGGTGCCCAGATTGGCTTTATTGCTTCAGAGTCCCAGCCGTTTTGCGGCCACTGTTCCCGCTGGCGACTGTCGGCGGATGGGGTGCTGCGAGCCTGTTTATTTAAGGAGGCGGGGGTGCCGCTGCGGGGGTTGGATGCGGCGGGGCGACAGCAGGCCTACCAACAGGTCTTGGGGATGAAGCCAGTCGTGCGCGGGGCAGAAGTGCACCACGCCATGCATCAGATTGGAGGTTAG
- the moaC gene encoding cyclic pyranopterin monophosphate synthase MoaC has protein sequence MFSHLNENQQPQMVDVSEKEVSDRRAVAVALIDLPPVFLAYQHQNELCLKKGPVLQTAIIAGTMAVKRTAEAIPFCHPLPITACRFEAELRPLGDRLHVRLKCDVKTRDRTGVEMESLHGVTIAALTVYDMCKALSADIVIREVRLLAKSGGKKTLGQYPLYGLVLTGGKSERMGRDKALLEYYGQPHAQYLYHLLSHHCEQVFLSARSHQWQGTPLADLPSLADTLPSEGPISGILTALRTYPRVNWLVVACDLPYLKEHTLLPLLQQYREDVVATCYHHPQERFPEPLCAIYTPQALPVFEAAYAAGLRCPVKVLQQSRCHCIPPLDATTTANVNTPEDYTHALHYVRAQHS, from the coding sequence ATGTTCTCCCACCTTAACGAGAACCAGCAGCCGCAGATGGTGGATGTTAGCGAAAAAGAGGTGAGCGATCGCCGCGCCGTGGCGGTGGCTCTTATTGACCTGCCGCCGGTCTTTTTGGCTTACCAACACCAGAACGAGTTGTGCCTCAAAAAAGGTCCTGTACTGCAAACCGCCATCATTGCAGGCACCATGGCCGTAAAACGCACGGCGGAAGCCATCCCCTTTTGCCATCCCCTGCCGATTACGGCCTGCCGTTTTGAGGCTGAGTTACGCCCCCTTGGCGATCGGCTGCACGTTCGCCTTAAATGCGACGTCAAAACTCGCGATCGCACCGGCGTAGAAATGGAAAGCCTGCACGGGGTCACCATTGCCGCCCTCACCGTCTATGATATGTGCAAGGCGCTAAGTGCCGATATTGTCATCCGTGAGGTGCGCCTGCTGGCCAAAAGTGGCGGCAAAAAGACCCTTGGCCAATACCCCCTCTACGGCTTGGTGCTCACCGGCGGCAAAAGTGAACGCATGGGGCGTGACAAAGCCCTGCTCGAGTACTACGGCCAACCCCATGCCCAGTACCTCTACCACCTGCTAAGTCACCACTGCGAACAGGTCTTTTTATCGGCGCGATCGCACCAGTGGCAGGGTACCCCCCTAGCGGATCTGCCCAGCCTTGCAGATACGCTCCCCAGCGAAGGCCCCATCTCCGGCATTTTGACCGCCCTGCGCACCTACCCACGGGTCAACTGGTTAGTGGTGGCCTGTGACCTGCCCTACTTGAAGGAGCACACCCTCTTGCCCCTGCTGCAACAGTACCGCGAAGACGTGGTGGCAACCTGCTATCATCATCCCCAAGAGCGCTTTCCGGAGCCACTGTGCGCAATTTATACCCCCCAAGCCCTACCAGTGTTTGAGGCCGCCTATGCCGCCGGACTGCGCTGCCCGGTTAAGGTACTCCAGCAATCCCGCTGTCATTGCATTCCGCCCCTAGATGCCACCACCACCGCCAACGTTAACACCCCCGAAGACTATACCCACGCCCTGCACTATGTCCGTGCCCAACATTCCTAG
- the moaD gene encoding molybdopterin converting factor subunit 1: MPNIPSTKTIRLRYFALLREQAGTAAEQRPTTARTYAELYGELQACYGFSLPLGQMKVAVNDTFVELSAPVQEGDDVVFIPPVAGG; the protein is encoded by the coding sequence GTGCCCAACATTCCTAGCACCAAAACCATTCGCCTGCGCTACTTTGCCCTGCTGCGGGAGCAGGCGGGTACAGCGGCTGAACAGCGGCCAACAACTGCCCGCACCTACGCCGAACTCTACGGCGAACTCCAAGCCTGTTATGGTTTTTCCCTCCCCTTGGGACAGATGAAAGTGGCGGTTAACGATACCTTTGTGGAACTCAGCGCCCCCGTGCAAGAGGGGGACGATGTGGTGTTTATTCCACCGGTGGCGGGGGGCTAA
- a CDS encoding molybdenum cofactor biosynthesis protein MoaE — MKICQFSLTAEPVNAAALSRPLSNDAAGAFVSFEGWVRNHNAGKPVIALEYEIYPSLALKEGERIVATAIEQFDLIGAIACHRYGRLQLGDIAVWVAATATHRRQAFAGAAYIIDEIKHRLPIWKKEYYATAPAAWVFCREHHH; from the coding sequence GTGAAGATTTGCCAGTTTTCCCTCACCGCTGAGCCAGTGAATGCCGCTGCCCTAAGTCGTCCCTTGAGCAATGATGCTGCGGGTGCTTTTGTTAGCTTTGAGGGCTGGGTACGCAACCACAACGCTGGTAAACCGGTGATAGCCCTAGAGTACGAAATTTATCCTAGCCTCGCCCTGAAGGAGGGAGAGCGAATTGTGGCTACGGCAATTGAGCAGTTTGACCTGATCGGGGCGATCGCCTGTCATCGGTACGGACGGCTGCAACTCGGTGACATTGCCGTTTGGGTGGCGGCCACCGCTACCCATCGCCGCCAAGCCTTTGCGGGGGCTGCCTACATCATTGATGAAATTAAGCACCGGCTGCCCATCTGGAAAAAAGAGTACTACGCCACAGCGCCCGCAGCTTGGGTCTTTTGTCGCGAGCATCACCATTGA